The proteins below come from a single Gossypium raimondii isolate GPD5lz chromosome 2, ASM2569854v1, whole genome shotgun sequence genomic window:
- the LOC105789105 gene encoding general transcription and DNA repair factor IIH helicase subunit XPB1, whose translation MGHGERGRPNKKFKFAKDDHRGSAMEDDYSFYPDEADDEPRDGENEGKKRDFTKLELKLDHGNRPLWACADGRIFLETFSPLYKQAYDFLIAIAEPVCRPESMHEYNLTPHSLYAAVSVGLETETIISVLNKLSKTKLPKEMIDFIHASTANYGKVKLVLKKNRYFIESPFPEVLKKLLQDEVIGRARLVSENAQGSDGFTISKTAGEIESGHSGLLMESELAAAAEEKETHAFEIDPAQVENVKQRCLPNALNYPMLEEYDFRNDSVNPDLDMELKPHAQPRPYQEKSLSKMFGNGRARSGIIVLPCGAGKSLVGVSAASRIKKSCLCLATNAVSVDQWAFQFKLWSTIRDENICRFTSDSKERFRGNAGVVVTTYNMVAFGGKRSEESEKIIEEIRNREWGLLLMDEVHVVPAHMFRKVISITKSHCKLGLTATLVREDERITDLNFLIGPKLYEANWLDLVKGGFIANVQCAEVWCPMTKEFFAEYLKKENSKKKQALYVMNPNKFRACEFLIRFHERERGDKIIVFADNLFALVEYAMKLRKPMIYGATSHLERTKILQAFKTSRDVNTIFLSKVGDNSIDIPEANVIIQISSHAGSRRQEAQRLGRILRAKGKLEDRMAGGKEEYNAFFYSLVSTDTQEMYYSTKRQQFLIDQGYSFKVITSLPPPDAGADLSYYHLDEQLALLGKVLTAGDDAVGLEQLEEDADDIALHKARRSMGSMSAMSGANGMVYMEYSTGKHKLMGHGQNKSKPKDPSKRHHLFKKRFG comes from the exons ATGGGACATG GTGAAAGAGGTCGGCCCAACAAAAAGTTCAAATTTGCCAAG gatGATCACAGGGGCTCAGCTATGGAAGATGATTATTCTTTTTATCCTGATGAAGCCGATGATGAACCTCGTGATG GTGAgaatgaaggaaagaaaagagattttaccaaattagaacTAAAACTCGATCATGGTAATCGCCCATTATGGGCCTGTGCTGATGGGCGTATATTTTTGGAGACATTCTCCCCTTTATACAAGCAAGCTTATGATTTTCTCATTGCTATAGCTGAACCCGTTTGCAG GCCGGAGTCAATGCACGAGTATAATCTCACACCACATTCCTTGTATGCTGCGGTATCTGTGGGGTTGGAGACAGAAACAATTATATCGGTCTTGAATAAATTATCCAAGACTAAGCTTCCTAAAGAAATGATTGATTTCATTCATGCTTCTACCGCTAATTATGGCAAAGTTAAGCTTGTGCTTAAGAAGAACCGTTATTTTATCGAATCCCCATTTCCGGAG GTTCTGAAGAAACTGCTTCAAGATGAGGTTATAGGTCGAGCAAGGCTTGTTTCTGAG AATGCGCAGGGAAGTGATGGATTTACAATCAGCAAAACTGCGGGTGAAATTGAGTCAGGCCATAGTGGTTTGCTTATGGAATCAGAACTGGCAGCTGCTGCTGAAGAGAAAGAAACACATGCATTTGAAATTGACCCTGCTCAg GTTGAAAATGTAAAGCAAAGATGCTTGCCAAATGCTTTAAATTATCCAATGTTGGAGGAGTATGACTTCAGAAACGACAGT GTCAATCCTGACCTTGACATGGAACTGAAGCCTCATGCACAGCCACGACCATATCAGGAAAAGAGTCTTAgtaaaatgtttggaaatg GTAGAGCCAGATCCGGCATTATTGTGCTACCTTGTGGTGCTGGAAAGTCTCTAGTCGGTGTTTCTGCAGCAAGCCGAATAAAGAAAAGTTGCCTTTGTTTGGCTACAAATGCGGTTTCAGTGGATCAGTGGGCTTTTCAATTTAAACTCTGGTCAACCATACGGGATGAAAATATTTGCCGTTTTACATCTGACAGCAAAGAGAGGTTCCGTGGCAATGCTGGTGTGGTTGTAACAACATATAATATGGTTGCTTTCGGTGGTAAGCGGTCTGAAGAATCTGAAAAGATTATTGAAGAGATAAGGAACAGAGAATGGGGACTGCTTCTTATGGATGAG GTGCACGTTGTCCCTGCTCACATGTTTAGGAAAGTCATTAGTATCACCAAATCCCATTGCAAACTGGGGCTTACTG CCACACTTGTGAGAGAGGATGAAAGAATTACAGATTTGAACTTCCTTATTGGTCCCAAATTGTATGAAGCAAATTGGCTGGATCTAGTAAAAGGAGGGTTCATAGCAAATGTTCAGTGCGCTGAAGTCTGGTGCCCGATGACAAAGGAGTTTTTTGCTGAATatttgaagaaagaaaattccAAGAAGAAACAG gcactttatgtgatGAATCCTAATAAGTTCAGGGCATGTGAGTTTCTCATACGGTTCCATGAACGAGAGCGTGGTGATAAGATAATTGTCTTTGCTGACAATCTTTTTGCACTGGTTGAGTATGCAATGAAGCTACGCAAGCCTATGATCTATGGTGCTACCAG CCATCTTGAGAGGACAAAAATTCTCCAGGCATTCAAGACTAGTCGTGATGTGAACACTATTTTCCTCTCAAAG GTTGGTGATAACTCAATAGATATTCCTGAGGCAAATGTGATCATTCAGATTTCATCACATGCTGGTTCAAGACGTCAAGAAGCCCAGCGTTTGGGACGTATTCTTAGGGCAAAG GGTAAACTTGAAGATAGGATGGCAGGTGGTAAAGAAGAGTACAATGCATTTTTCTATTCCCTTGTTTCAACAGATACACAG GAAATGTACTACTCAACTAAAAGGCAGCAGTTTCTAATTGATCAAGGTTATAGCTTTAAG GTGATAACAAGCTTGCCTCCTCCTGATGCTGGTGCCGACTTGAGTTACTACCATCTCGATGAGCAGTTGGCTCTTTTAGGAAAG GTCTTGACTGCTGGTGATGATGCGGTTGGTTTGGAGCAGTTAGAAGAAGATGCAGATGATATAGCCCTTCACAAAGCTCGTCGCTCTATGGGATCCATGAGTGCAATGTCGGGTGCAAATGGAATGGTCTACATGGAATACAG CACTGGAAAGCATAAACTTATGGGGCATGGCCAGAATAAGAGTAAACCTAAGGATCCATCCAAGCGGCATCATTTGTTTAAGAAACGCTTTGGTTGA
- the LOC105789106 gene encoding beta-adaptin-like protein B translates to MSGHDSKYFSTTKKGEIPELKEELNSQYKDKRKDAVKKVIAAMTVGKDVSSLFTDVVNCMQTENLELKKLVYLYLINYAKSQPDLAILAVNTFVKDSQDPNPLIRALAVRTMGCIRVDKITEYLCDPLQRCLKDDDPYVRKTAAICVAKLYDINAELVEDRGFLDSLKDLISDNNPMVVANAVAALAEIQENSSGPIFEITTPTLTKLLTALNECTEWGQVFILDALSRYKASDAREAENIVERVTPRLQHANCAVVLSAVKMILQQMELITSTDVVRNLCKKMAPPLVTLLSAEPEIQYVALRNINLIVQRRPTILAHEIKVFFCKYNDPIYVKMEKLEIMIKLASDRNIDQVLLEFKEYATEVDVDFVRKAVRAIGRCAIKLERAAERCISVLLELIKIKVNYVVQEAIIVIKDIFRRYPNTYESIIATLCESLDTLDEPEAKASMIWIIGEYAERIDNADELLESFLESFPEEPPQVQLQLLTATVKLFLKKPTEGPQQMIQVVLNNATVETDNPDLRDRAYIYWRLLSTDPEAAKDVVLAEKPVISDDSNQLDSTLLDELLANIATLSSVYHKPPDAFVTRAKTATQKTEDDDYPDGNETRYSETLSNAANGGASPPSSSSVPHAAARQPAPAPAAPAPAAVPDLLSDLIGLDNNQIVPADQPATSSGPPLPILLPAGSGQGLQISAQLVRQDGQIFYSLLFENNTQITLDGFMIQFNKNSFGLAAAGPLQVPPLAPGASARTLLPMVLFQNTSTGPPNTLLQVAVKNSQQPVWYFNDKILLHVFFTEDGRMERTSFLETWRSLPDSNEVLKEFPGIMVTTAEATLDRLAASNMFFIAKRKHANQDVFYFSAKIPRGIPFLIELTTIIGNPGVKCAIKTPNPEMAPLFFEAIETLLKA, encoded by the exons ATGAGCGGTCACGATTCAAAGTACTTCTCAACGACGAAGAAGggagaaatccctgaactcaaGGAAGAGCTCAATTCTCAGTACAAG GATAAAAGAAAAGATGCCGTAAAGAAGGTTATTGCCGCAATGACGGTTGGGAAGGATGTGTCATCACTGTTCACAGATGTGGTGAATTGCATGCAAACAGAGAATTTGGAGCTGAAAAAGCTTGTTTATTTGTATCTCATAAATTATGCTAAAAGTCAGCCCGACCTTGCTATTCTTGCAGTAAATACATTTGTAAAG GATTCACAGGATCCAAATCCTCTAATTCGTGCTTTGGCTGTTCGGACTATGGGATGCATCCGTGTTGATAAGATCACAGAATATCTTTGTGATCCTCTTCAGAGGTGCCTAAAG GATGATGATCCATATGTTCGCAAGACAGCTGCCATATGTGTTGCTAAACTTTATGATATAAATGCTGAGTTGGTTGAGGATAGGGGTTTTCTGGACTCTCTCAAGGATTTGATATCTGACAATAACCCAATGGTTGTGGCTAATGCTGTGGCAGCTCTTGCTGAGATACAAGAGAATAGTAGTGGACCAATATTTGAAATCACTACTCCCACACTTACAAAGCTTCTTACTGCTCTTAATGAATGCACAGA GTGGGGTCAAGTTTTTATACTTGACGCTCTCTCCAGATACAAGGCATCTGATGCACGTGAAGCAGAAAATATTGTGGAAAGAGTTACGCCACGGCTTCAACATGCTAATTGCGCTGTTGTACTTTCAGCTGTTAAG ATGATTCTTCAACAAATGGAACTTATCACTAGCACTGATGTTGTTAGAAATCTTTGCAAAAAGATGGCTCCTCCTCTTGTGACCTTACTCTCTGCTGAACCCGAGATACAATATGTTGCATTGCGGAATATCAACCTCATAGTACAAAGACGGCCTACGATTCTTGCCCATGAAATCAAG GTATTCTTCTGCAAGTACAATGATCCAATTTATGTGAAGATGGAGAAGTTAGAAATCATGATAAAGCTTGCTTCCGACCGAAATATAGACCAG GTTTTATTGGAGTTCAAAGAATATGCAACAGAAGTAGATGTAGATTTTGTCAGAAAGGCTGTTCGTGCCATCGGTCGTTGTGCTATCAAGTTAGAGAGAGCAGCTGAACGGTGCATCAGTGTTTTGCTTGAGTTGATCAAGATTAAAGTGAACTATGTTGTTCAAGAGGCTATTATAGTTATCAAAGATATCTTTAGAAGATATCCTAACAC ATATGAATCTATTATTGCAACCCTCTGTGAGAGCTTGGACACTTTGGATGAGCCAGAAGCTAAG GCTTCAATGATATGGATAATTGGAGAATATGCTGAAAGAATTGACAATGCTGACGAGCTCCTTGAAAGCTTCTTGGAGAGTTTCCCTGAAGAACCTCCCCAAGTTCAACTGCAGCTGCTAACTGCAACAGTCAAACTTTTTCTGAAGAAGCCTACAGAAGGCCCACAGCAGATGATTCAG GTTGTATTGAATAATGCTACTGTGGAAACTGACAATCCTGATTTACGGGACCGTGCCTACATTTATTGGCGCCTTCTATCAACTGATCCTGAG GCAGCTAAGGATGTTGTGTTAGCTGAGAAACCTGTGATCAGTGATGATTCAAACCAACTGGATTCGACCCTTCTTGATGAGCTTCTTGCCAATATCGCTACACTTTCTTCTGTCTATCACAAACCTCCTGATGCTTTTGTAACTCGTGCAAAGACTGCAACACAGAAAACTGAAGACGATGACTACCCTGATGGAAATGAAACTAGGTATTCTGAAACACTTTCCAATGCTGCTAATGGTGGTGCATCACCACCCAGTTCTAGTAGTGTCCCACATGCTGCAGCTAGGCAGCCAGCTCCTGCCCCAGCTGCTCCTGCACCTGCTGCAGTGCCTGACCTCTTAAGTGATCTGATTGGCCTTGATAACAATCAAATTGTCCCCGCTGATCAGCCTGCCACATCTTCTGG CCCCCCTTTGCCTATTTTATTACCAGCAGGAAGTGGACAGGGTTTGCAAATCAGTGCACAATTAGTTCGACAGGATGGTCAAATATTTTACAGTTTACTGTTTGAGAATAACACACAGATCACACTCGATGGATTTATGATTCAGTTTAACAAGAATTCATTCGGTCTGGCAGCTGCTGGACCTCTTCAG GTTCCCCCATTGGCACCTGGAGCATCAGCAAGAACATTGCTGCCCATGGTATTGTTCCAGAATACGTCTACTGGTCCTCCAAACACTCTTCTGCAGGTTGCTGTTAAAAATAGTCAGCAACCAGTCTGGTACTTCAATGACAAAATCTTGTTGCACGTGTTCTTTACCGAGGATGGGAGAATGGAGCGAACTAGTTTTCTTGAG ACATGGAGGTCACTACCCGATTCAAATGAGGTcttgaaagaattcccaggcATCATGGTGACCACTGCTGAAGCAACCCTTGATCGACTAGCTGCATCAAACATGTTCTTTATAGCGAAGCGCAAACATGCCAATCAAGATGTATTCTACTTCTCAGCCAAGATCCCTCGAGGTATACCTTTCTTGATTGAACTTACAACAATAATTGGAAACCCGGGTGTGAAGTGTGCGATCAAGACCCCAAATCCAGAGATGGCGCCACTGTTTTTCGAAGCTATTGAAACACTCCTGAAGGCATGA